From a region of the Flavobacterium branchiarum genome:
- a CDS encoding ORF6N domain-containing protein produces MSNIILSKKEIEKLIFTIRDKHVMLDSDLASLYQVETKNLNKAVKRNIERFPQSFCFQLTEEEAENLRFQIGTSSLNYGGRRYLPYAFTEQGVAMASAILRSSTAIKVSVEIMEAFVEMRRILISNASLFHRLDKMELKQLETDQKFEEIFKALESDKLHIEKGIFYSGQVFDAYAFVSDIIRSAKESIILLDNYVDDTVLTLLGKREQSVTATIYTKSISNQLRLDLQRYNSQYPRIEVEVFADSHDRLLIIDSTELYHIGASLKDLGKKWFAFSRMNIEVSKILQVLNK; encoded by the coding sequence ATGAGTAATATAATCCTGTCCAAAAAAGAAATAGAAAAACTGATTTTCACCATTCGAGATAAACACGTAATGCTGGATAGCGATCTGGCTTCCTTATATCAGGTAGAAACTAAGAACCTAAATAAAGCCGTGAAAAGGAACATCGAAAGATTTCCACAATCGTTTTGTTTTCAGTTAACCGAAGAGGAAGCTGAAAACTTGAGGTTCCAGATTGGAACCTCAAGTTTAAACTATGGTGGAAGACGTTATTTACCCTATGCTTTTACCGAGCAAGGTGTGGCAATGGCTTCCGCCATTCTTCGTTCGTCTACAGCGATTAAGGTCAGTGTTGAGATTATGGAAGCCTTTGTAGAAATGCGTAGAATACTCATCAGTAATGCTTCTTTGTTTCATCGTTTGGATAAAATGGAACTGAAACAGTTGGAAACCGATCAAAAATTTGAAGAGATATTCAAAGCTCTGGAAAGTGACAAGCTACACATTGAAAAAGGGATTTTCTATAGTGGACAGGTTTTCGATGCCTACGCCTTTGTATCAGATATTATTCGAAGTGCTAAAGAGTCCATTATCTTGCTTGACAATTATGTGGATGATACTGTACTTACGCTACTAGGTAAACGAGAACAATCTGTAACCGCAACAATCTATACCAAAAGCATCAGCAATCAGCTTCGGTTGGATTTACAAAGGTACAACAGTCAATATCCCCGTATTGAAGTTGAAGTTTTTGCCGATAGCCACGACCGCTTATTAATTATTGACAGTACGGAACTTTACCACATTGGGGCTTCGCTTAAAGACCTGGGCAAAAAATGGTTCGCATTTTCACGAATGAATATAGAAGTGAGCAAAATTCTTCAGGTACTTAACAAATAA
- a CDS encoding DUF3945 domain-containing protein codes for MSEETIDSPQLPDQLSETLLVLDKEKNRIQVVKGIDKDGNLKTVEPNEKNQNQFMRVDKHGDMFSNFFSNFFRQLKNPTHFKFFKVPADEAIDTAKKMQQQIDTPTKEGESVMAKHEVKEPELKQENHKNMETTQKTPETGEYRFKPEQIDWEMMNNLGLSKEYLEKRNLLDPLLKGYKTNELVTVTLNLGTAVSRPEGRLSLQPGEDGKAVMLIHSVRKEPQLNFPFFGHEFSKEDKENLIKTGNMGRTVDLKNPKTGETIPSIISVDRLTNELIALRTDKIKVPDELKGVQLNEQQKQTLMEGKPLLIEGMISKKGTSFDATVQFNADKRYVEFLFDRTTNNKQTQNQQQTQLQGTSQEAPRNFRGKELDDKQYEKFKEGQTVYVDGLLDKKGQKYQGYITFDKETGKTGFSFNNPDRLKEKIQPVEAHKTQTAVNSQGKTNEATKNLKEPLKTGQKNPDSKTQQEQQEKPKAPAKSKGKKM; via the coding sequence ATGAGTGAAGAAACAATAGATAGTCCGCAATTACCGGATCAATTATCGGAAACACTTTTGGTATTGGACAAAGAAAAAAACAGGATTCAGGTTGTCAAAGGAATTGATAAAGACGGCAATCTCAAAACTGTAGAGCCAAATGAGAAAAACCAAAATCAGTTTATGCGTGTGGATAAACACGGAGATATGTTTTCTAACTTCTTTTCCAATTTTTTCCGTCAACTGAAGAATCCTACCCATTTTAAATTTTTTAAAGTACCAGCTGATGAAGCAATTGATACGGCAAAAAAAATGCAGCAACAGATTGATACACCTACTAAAGAAGGGGAATCAGTAATGGCAAAGCATGAGGTAAAAGAACCAGAGTTAAAACAAGAAAATCATAAAAATATGGAAACAACACAAAAAACTCCGGAAACAGGCGAATACCGTTTCAAGCCGGAACAGATTGATTGGGAAATGATGAACAATCTTGGATTGAGCAAAGAATATCTGGAAAAGAGAAACTTGCTTGATCCTCTTTTAAAAGGATATAAAACCAATGAATTGGTAACAGTTACGCTAAACCTCGGAACTGCTGTTTCCCGTCCTGAAGGCAGGTTGTCTTTACAGCCCGGCGAAGATGGCAAAGCTGTTATGCTTATCCATAGCGTAAGAAAAGAACCTCAATTAAACTTCCCTTTCTTTGGGCATGAATTCAGCAAAGAGGATAAAGAGAATCTGATTAAAACAGGCAATATGGGGCGAACTGTTGATCTTAAAAACCCTAAAACAGGTGAAACAATACCTTCCATTATAAGTGTAGATAGACTAACCAATGAGCTTATTGCTCTGCGGACAGATAAGATTAAAGTACCTGATGAACTAAAAGGCGTACAATTGAATGAGCAGCAGAAACAAACTCTTATGGAGGGTAAGCCACTATTGATTGAGGGAATGATCTCAAAAAAAGGTACTTCATTCGATGCTACAGTTCAATTCAATGCCGACAAACGTTATGTAGAGTTTTTATTTGATAGAACCACCAACAATAAGCAGACACAAAATCAGCAGCAAACACAATTACAAGGTACTTCTCAGGAAGCTCCGCGAAATTTCCGAGGAAAAGAACTGGATGACAAACAGTACGAGAAATTCAAAGAAGGTCAAACTGTATATGTAGATGGATTACTGGATAAAAAAGGCCAGAAATATCAGGGTTATATAACTTTTGACAAGGAAACAGGCAAAACAGGCTTTTCGTTTAACAACCCTGATAGGTTGAAAGAAAAAATCCAACCTGTTGAAGCACATAAAACTCAGACAGCTGTTAATTCTCAGGGAAAAACTAATGAGGCTACAAAAAATTTAAAAGAGCCTTTAAAGACAGGGCAGAAAAACCCTGACAGTAAGACGCAACAAGAGCAACAGGAAAAGCCAAAAGCTCCCGCTAAATCCAAAGGCAAAAAAATGTAA
- the alaS gene encoding alanine--tRNA ligase, producing the protein MKSQDVRKQFLDFFQSKGHLIVPSAPIVLKDDPTLMFNNSGMAQFKEYFLGNGTPKSPRIADTQKCLRVSGKHNDLEDVGFDTYHHTMFEMLGNWSFGDYFKKEAINWAWELLTEVYKIPKENLYVSVFEGSKEDNVPFDQEAWDIWKTLIDEDRIILGNKKDNFWEMGDQGPCGPCSEIHVDLRSEDEKALVSGKSLVNNDHPQVVEIWNNVFMEFNRKADGSLEKLPAQHVDTGMGFERLCMALQGKTSNYDTDVFTPLIEKIEQITGFKYTSDEIKNISEEQNKTNIAIRVVVDHVRAVAFAIADGQLPSNTGAGYVIRRILRRAIRYGFTFLGTKEPFIYKLVETLSTQMGGPFPEIKLQKELCANVIREEENSFLRTLDQGLVLLDNIIANNTDKVISGKKAFELYDTYGFPIDLTALILSEKGLKLDEAGFESELQKQKERSRAASKVKAGDWQILIDDEDEEFIGYDRTEAMVKITRYRKVESAKDGEIYQIVFNMTPFYPEGGGQVGDKGYFETSNGDVIYIIDTKKENNVIIHFAKEIPNNLSETFKAYVDVSTRKSSASNHSATHLMHQALRTILGTHVEQKGSLVSPKYLRFDFSHFSKVTDEELQQVEDFVNARIQEQLPLIERRNVPFAQAVEEGAMALFGEKYGDNVRAIKFGDSMELCGGIHVNNTADIWYFKIVSEGAVASGVRRIEAITSGAVKEYFANQAEKLKEINAVLKNAQDPIKAVVSLQDENAKLKKQLEALLKDKAKNMKGELAKELQEVNGVQFLAKQVDLSAEGAKDLVYELGNLGANLFLVLATAEEGKPMLTCYISKELVADKKLNAGQVVRELGKYIQGGGGGQPFFATAGGKNADGIPEALAKAIEYVK; encoded by the coding sequence ATGAAATCACAAGACGTACGTAAGCAATTTTTAGACTTTTTTCAGAGCAAAGGACATTTAATTGTTCCATCTGCTCCAATTGTTCTTAAAGACGATCCAACCCTAATGTTTAATAATTCGGGAATGGCTCAGTTTAAAGAATATTTTTTAGGAAACGGAACTCCAAAAAGCCCTAGAATAGCCGATACACAAAAATGTCTTCGTGTTTCAGGAAAACATAATGATCTTGAAGATGTAGGGTTTGATACCTATCACCATACTATGTTTGAGATGCTTGGTAACTGGTCTTTTGGAGATTATTTCAAAAAAGAAGCAATTAATTGGGCATGGGAATTATTGACTGAAGTGTATAAAATTCCTAAGGAGAATCTTTATGTTTCTGTTTTTGAAGGAAGCAAAGAAGATAATGTTCCTTTTGATCAGGAAGCTTGGGATATTTGGAAAACTTTAATCGATGAAGATCGAATTATTCTTGGAAATAAAAAGGATAATTTTTGGGAAATGGGAGATCAAGGACCATGCGGACCATGTTCAGAAATTCATGTTGACTTACGTTCTGAGGATGAAAAAGCATTGGTTTCAGGGAAGAGTTTAGTTAATAACGATCACCCGCAAGTGGTAGAAATCTGGAATAATGTATTCATGGAATTCAACCGTAAAGCTGATGGTTCTCTTGAGAAACTTCCAGCACAGCACGTTGATACCGGAATGGGATTTGAGCGTTTATGTATGGCACTACAAGGAAAAACTTCTAATTATGATACAGATGTTTTTACACCGCTTATTGAAAAAATAGAGCAGATTACAGGTTTTAAATATACTTCTGATGAAATCAAAAACATCAGTGAAGAACAAAATAAAACGAATATTGCGATTCGTGTTGTAGTAGATCACGTTCGTGCGGTTGCATTTGCAATTGCCGATGGACAATTACCATCAAACACAGGAGCAGGATATGTAATACGTAGAATATTACGTCGTGCTATTCGTTATGGATTTACATTTTTGGGTACTAAAGAGCCTTTTATTTATAAATTGGTAGAGACGTTAAGTACGCAAATGGGAGGTCCATTTCCAGAGATCAAATTGCAAAAAGAACTTTGTGCAAATGTAATTCGTGAAGAAGAAAATTCATTTTTACGTACACTTGACCAAGGATTGGTATTGTTAGATAATATTATCGCAAATAATACGGATAAAGTTATTTCGGGTAAAAAAGCATTCGAATTATATGATACGTATGGTTTTCCAATCGATTTAACTGCTTTGATTCTTTCTGAGAAAGGATTGAAATTAGATGAAGCAGGTTTTGAGTCAGAATTGCAAAAACAAAAAGAGCGTTCTCGTGCAGCTTCAAAAGTAAAAGCGGGAGATTGGCAAATTTTGATTGATGATGAAGACGAAGAATTCATCGGGTATGATCGTACTGAAGCGATGGTAAAAATCACTCGTTACCGTAAAGTAGAAAGCGCTAAAGATGGAGAAATCTATCAAATCGTATTTAATATGACGCCTTTTTATCCAGAAGGTGGAGGGCAAGTAGGTGATAAAGGATATTTTGAGACAAGTAACGGAGATGTAATTTATATTATCGATACTAAGAAAGAAAATAATGTAATTATACATTTTGCTAAAGAGATTCCGAATAACTTATCAGAGACTTTTAAAGCTTACGTAGATGTAAGCACACGAAAAAGCTCAGCTTCAAATCACTCAGCGACACACTTAATGCATCAAGCTTTACGTACCATTTTAGGTACACATGTGGAGCAAAAAGGATCATTGGTTAGTCCGAAATATTTAAGATTTGACTTTTCTCATTTCTCAAAAGTAACAGATGAAGAATTGCAACAAGTAGAAGATTTTGTAAATGCAAGAATCCAAGAGCAATTGCCATTAATAGAAAGAAGAAACGTTCCATTTGCACAAGCAGTTGAAGAAGGTGCAATGGCTTTGTTTGGTGAGAAATATGGGGATAATGTGCGTGCTATCAAATTTGGCGATAGTATGGAATTATGTGGTGGAATTCACGTAAACAATACTGCTGATATTTGGTATTTCAAGATTGTGAGTGAAGGTGCAGTTGCATCAGGTGTGCGTCGTATCGAGGCAATTACCTCAGGTGCTGTAAAAGAATATTTCGCAAACCAAGCAGAGAAATTAAAAGAAATCAATGCAGTTTTAAAAAACGCACAAGATCCTATAAAAGCAGTTGTTTCGTTGCAAGATGAAAATGCTAAATTGAAAAAACAGTTGGAAGCTTTGTTGAAAGATAAAGCTAAAAATATGAAAGGGGAACTGGCTAAAGAATTACAAGAAGTAAATGGTGTACAGTTCTTAGCAAAACAAGTTGATTTATCTGCAGAAGGAGCTAAAGACTTGGTTTATGAGCTAGGAAATTTAGGTGCTAATTTGTTTTTAGTTTTGGCTACAGCCGAAGAAGGAAAACCGATGCTAACATGTTACATCTCGAAAGAATTAGTAGCAGACAAAAAACTTAATGCTGGACAAGTTGTTCGTGAATTAGGAAAATATATCCAAGGAGGAGGAGGAGGGCAACCTTTCTTTGCAACTGCAGGAGGGAAAAATGCTGACGGAATCCCAGAAGCTTTAGCAAAAGCTATTGAATATGTGAAGTAA
- the topB gene encoding type IA DNA topoisomerase produces MKVVIAEKPSVAREIATILGATEKKEGFLTGNGFYVTWAFGHLVALGMPEDYGISGFQRESLPMLPNPFLLTVRKIKKGKSYVPDNGALKQLKIIEQVISKSESIIVATDAGREGELIFRYIYDYFKCNKPFERLWISSLTEKAIKHGLENLKPGSDFDGLYHAGQGRSRADWLVGINASQALSIAAGHGVYSLGRVQTPTLALICKRYLENRNFSIKTYWQINLEHHKESIDFKSLSKTKWDDKKLAEDILKSLQRIGIARVIEAESKKIAEQPPLLFDLTGLQKEANKKLGLSADETLNIAQSLYEKKLITYPRTGSKYIPEDLWAEIPGLVRLLENRESCKEASKKVKWGRFNKRMVNDVKVTDHHGLLITEKIPAELPAKENAIYDMIAFRLLEAISHPCSKEITDITLQVIHYDFILKGCKILEPGWRAIRGNFSEDDSEPIQDIPELKVGEEVNIKSMQVIEKKTKPPVLYTEAGLLSAMESAGREIESEEERKILQGIGIGTPATRAAIIETLFKRDYIRREKKSLIPTEKGLQVYDLVKDKKIADVAMTAEWELTLQQIENDQEDATIFLKEMELYADFITKELLESTIVKQKQPELECPKCKQQQLLIWNKVIKCPDEVCNWIQFRNVCGVLLSTNDIESLLKTRRTKLIKGMQSKSGKKFDAYIVLDTTGKSSFEFPPNKQKKK; encoded by the coding sequence ATGAAAGTAGTAATAGCAGAAAAGCCAAGTGTTGCAAGAGAGATTGCCACAATATTGGGTGCAACAGAAAAGAAAGAAGGATTCTTGACAGGTAATGGGTTTTACGTTACCTGGGCATTTGGGCATTTGGTTGCTTTGGGAATGCCTGAAGATTATGGTATCTCAGGTTTTCAAAGAGAATCCTTACCAATGCTTCCTAATCCCTTTTTATTGACAGTAAGGAAAATCAAAAAAGGCAAATCGTACGTACCTGATAACGGAGCTTTAAAACAGTTAAAAATTATTGAGCAGGTTATCAGTAAAAGCGAAAGTATCATTGTAGCTACTGATGCCGGACGTGAAGGGGAATTGATATTTCGTTATATATACGATTACTTTAAATGCAATAAACCTTTTGAGCGTCTTTGGATAAGTTCTTTGACCGAAAAAGCCATTAAACACGGTTTAGAAAACCTAAAACCTGGTAGTGACTTTGATGGACTTTACCATGCCGGACAAGGCAGAAGTCGTGCTGACTGGTTAGTGGGCATCAATGCTTCACAAGCATTGAGTATTGCCGCTGGGCATGGTGTATATTCGCTTGGACGAGTGCAAACACCCACATTAGCCCTCATCTGTAAAAGGTATCTGGAAAATAGAAACTTCTCAATAAAAACTTATTGGCAGATAAATCTGGAACATCATAAGGAATCAATAGATTTCAAAAGTCTTTCAAAAACTAAATGGGACGATAAAAAGCTAGCTGAAGACATACTGAAATCGTTACAGCGTATTGGAATAGCTAGAGTGATTGAAGCAGAGAGTAAAAAGATAGCAGAGCAACCGCCTCTATTGTTCGATCTGACAGGATTACAAAAAGAAGCTAATAAAAAACTTGGACTCTCTGCGGATGAAACGCTTAACATTGCTCAAAGCCTTTACGAAAAGAAACTGATTACCTATCCGCGTACAGGTAGTAAATATATTCCTGAAGATCTATGGGCTGAAATCCCTGGTCTAGTAAGACTACTAGAAAACAGAGAATCGTGTAAGGAAGCCAGCAAAAAAGTGAAATGGGGACGTTTCAATAAACGTATGGTGAACGATGTCAAAGTAACGGATCATCATGGTTTACTCATTACTGAAAAAATACCCGCTGAATTACCTGCCAAAGAAAATGCAATTTATGATATGATAGCTTTCAGATTATTGGAAGCCATCTCACATCCATGCTCCAAAGAAATAACAGATATTACCTTACAAGTAATACATTATGATTTTATTTTGAAAGGTTGTAAAATTCTTGAACCGGGTTGGCGTGCTATTCGTGGAAATTTTAGTGAGGATGACAGTGAGCCTATACAAGATATCCCCGAACTGAAAGTTGGTGAAGAAGTTAATATCAAAAGTATGCAGGTAATAGAAAAGAAAACTAAACCTCCTGTATTGTACACCGAAGCCGGATTGTTATCAGCAATGGAAAGTGCTGGGAGGGAAATTGAGAGTGAAGAGGAACGTAAAATTTTACAGGGGATTGGTATTGGCACCCCAGCTACAAGAGCAGCTATAATAGAAACTCTTTTTAAGCGTGACTATATTCGTCGCGAAAAGAAATCACTCATCCCAACAGAAAAAGGTTTGCAGGTTTATGATTTAGTTAAAGACAAAAAGATTGCTGATGTTGCTATGACCGCAGAATGGGAGTTAACATTACAGCAAATTGAAAATGATCAAGAAGATGCCACCATATTTCTTAAAGAAATGGAGTTATATGCAGATTTTATTACAAAGGAACTATTAGAATCTACTATTGTAAAACAGAAACAACCTGAACTGGAATGTCCAAAATGTAAACAACAGCAACTCCTCATTTGGAATAAGGTGATAAAATGTCCCGATGAAGTTTGTAATTGGATACAGTTTCGTAATGTTTGCGGAGTATTATTGAGTACCAATGATATTGAAAGTCTTTTAAAAACACGAAGAACAAAACTCATAAAAGGAATGCAAAGTAAATCAGGCAAAAAATTCGATGCATACATTGTGTTGGATACAACCGGAAAAAGCTCTTTCGAATTTCCACCCAATAAACAAAAAAAGAAATGA
- a CDS encoding RteC domain-containing protein: MRISLPNIIAEINSKESRLSSELSLIVEEAYQMTIFLQDLLLSVKDYVISNGFKNNEEEIDFFRNIKPYILGKLIYYNKLFRIETVCPVNEGEIYHKYFSKHLEKLKIDYSEHICNSDFYRYYRSGRVDRDDLYFRLGNVNCYDGLNSIAFEIDLQFSTYYDYKIAKIISNDLLYSYLINKIAPDDNTGIKLDHIDSIKELTWTNSKNALIELIYAIHASGTICHGKIGIRKLGLICQILFKIPLNDVHHAFHRMKTRSGSRTTFLDQLKISLEEYMDKDL; this comes from the coding sequence ATGAGAATATCCCTGCCAAATATTATTGCTGAAATAAACAGTAAAGAGAGTAGATTATCCTCAGAGTTATCTCTGATTGTAGAAGAAGCCTACCAAATGACGATTTTTTTGCAAGATTTACTTCTCTCTGTGAAAGATTATGTAATCTCAAACGGATTTAAAAACAACGAAGAAGAAATTGATTTCTTCCGAAACATCAAACCATATATTTTAGGAAAATTAATCTACTACAATAAGCTGTTTAGAATAGAAACCGTTTGTCCAGTCAATGAAGGTGAGATCTATCATAAGTACTTTTCTAAGCATCTTGAAAAATTGAAGATAGATTACAGTGAGCACATCTGTAATTCTGATTTTTATAGATACTATCGTTCAGGCAGGGTTGACAGAGATGATTTATACTTCAGGTTAGGTAATGTTAATTGTTATGATGGATTAAATAGTATTGCTTTTGAAATCGATTTACAATTCTCAACTTACTATGACTACAAAATTGCCAAAATCATTTCAAATGATTTGCTATATTCTTATTTAATAAATAAGATAGCCCCTGATGATAATACAGGTATAAAACTGGATCATATAGATTCTATAAAAGAATTAACATGGACAAACTCAAAAAATGCACTTATTGAACTAATTTATGCAATACATGCGTCAGGAACAATTTGTCATGGCAAAATTGGGATTAGAAAGCTCGGCTTGATCTGTCAGATACTTTTTAAAATTCCTCTTAACGATGTACATCATGCATTTCATAGAATGAAAACTAGGAGTGGTTCGCGAACTACATTTTTAGATCAGCTTAAAATATCTCTTGAAGAATATATGGATAAAGATCTATAG
- a CDS encoding helix-turn-helix domain-containing protein: MKIITIEEEAWKQLNERLKAINDFILKSEDTSYDSLWLNNHEVCQYLHISEKTLWRIRTKGEIAYSKMYGQYFYTIGAIKDMLNANAVQTSDEYVQELMAKGKSYIEKGRKLKNS; the protein is encoded by the coding sequence ATGAAAATTATAACAATCGAAGAAGAAGCGTGGAAACAGCTCAATGAGCGGTTAAAGGCAATTAATGATTTTATCCTGAAATCAGAAGATACCAGCTATGATAGCCTCTGGCTGAACAACCATGAAGTATGTCAGTATCTCCATATTAGTGAAAAAACACTTTGGCGAATACGTACAAAAGGAGAAATAGCTTATTCCAAAATGTATGGACAGTATTTCTATACCATTGGAGCTATAAAAGATATGCTTAATGCCAATGCCGTACAGACCAGCGATGAATATGTACAGGAGCTTATGGCTAAAGGCAAGAGTTACATTGAGAAAGGTAGAAAACTAAAGAATTCTTAA
- a CDS encoding TetR/AcrR family transcriptional regulator encodes MENSSYTRKKEPELSKQLIIDAAIHIGSESDWHHVTFQSIADWTGLSKGGIIHHFRNKEELLDELVNQSLINLTDKVKKYRDQNVDKDGAFAYLKFILEKKNDEKYAKTMRIILQAIMINSKYRLQWEDWYNLHILPTDGEELSIHSTIVFLVADAIWYSENMGSIHLTEKDKPKVLNFLQQLK; translated from the coding sequence TTGGAAAATAGCTCATATACCCGAAAAAAGGAACCGGAATTAAGTAAGCAGTTGATTATCGACGCGGCTATTCACATTGGATCAGAATCAGACTGGCACCACGTAACTTTTCAATCTATTGCTGATTGGACAGGTTTGAGTAAAGGAGGGATTATCCATCATTTTAGGAATAAGGAAGAATTACTGGATGAGCTAGTAAATCAAAGCCTGATTAACCTTACGGATAAAGTAAAAAAATACAGAGATCAAAATGTCGATAAGGATGGTGCTTTTGCTTATCTGAAATTTATCTTAGAAAAGAAAAATGATGAAAAATACGCTAAAACAATGCGAATCATTCTCCAAGCAATCATGATTAACTCCAAGTATCGCCTACAATGGGAAGATTGGTACAATCTTCACATTTTGCCAACCGATGGAGAGGAGTTGAGCATACATAGTACTATTGTTTTTCTGGTGGCAGATGCTATCTGGTACTCAGAAAATATGGGTAGTATACACCTTACTGAAAAAGATAAACCCAAGGTTTTAAATTTTTTACAGCAATTAAAGTAA
- a CDS encoding GxxExxY protein yields the protein MTENEISAIVVDVCYRIHVKLGPGLLESVYETILNHELLKRGLSVERQKPIPVVWDGINLDIGFRADLIVENKVILEIKSIEQVANVHAKQVLTYLRITKMKLGLLINFNVPIIKVGITRVVSNL from the coding sequence ATGACAGAAAATGAAATTTCAGCTATAGTGGTTGATGTATGTTATAGAATACATGTAAAACTTGGTCCAGGTTTATTGGAATCCGTATATGAAACAATATTGAATCATGAACTATTAAAAAGAGGTTTGTCTGTAGAAAGGCAGAAGCCTATTCCAGTTGTGTGGGACGGGATTAATCTAGATATTGGATTTAGAGCTGACTTAATAGTTGAGAATAAAGTTATCTTAGAAATAAAATCAATTGAACAAGTTGCAAACGTTCATGCCAAACAAGTTTTAACTTATCTTAGAATCACCAAAATGAAATTAGGCTTGTTGATAAATTTTAACGTACCAATTATTAAAGTTGGTATTACTAGAGTTGTTAGTAATCTTTAA
- a CDS encoding pentapeptide repeat-containing protein, with protein sequence MEETVIHQDKIFSGINYSEKKLRNREFIKCEFVSCDFNKSDLKDNNFEDCTFKQCNFSMVDVDGTGFRNAVFIGCKMLGVDFARCSKFAFSFSFTECHLDYSNFFGTKLRKTTFKNCTLKDVEFGEADLTASEFLGCDLSSAIFSNSILEKTDFRTAVNFAIDPDVNKMKKAKFSALNLVGLLYRHNLDIDYDS encoded by the coding sequence ATGGAAGAAACCGTAATTCATCAAGACAAAATATTTTCCGGTATAAATTACTCTGAAAAGAAACTGAGAAACAGAGAATTCATAAAGTGTGAATTTGTCAGTTGTGATTTTAACAAGAGTGATCTAAAGGACAATAATTTTGAAGATTGCACTTTTAAACAATGTAACTTTTCAATGGTGGACGTTGACGGAACCGGATTCAGGAATGCTGTATTTATTGGGTGCAAAATGCTGGGGGTAGACTTTGCAAGATGTAGCAAGTTTGCGTTTTCGTTTTCGTTTACGGAATGTCATTTAGACTACAGTAATTTTTTTGGAACAAAGCTTCGAAAAACTACTTTCAAGAACTGTACATTAAAAGACGTTGAATTTGGTGAGGCTGATCTGACGGCCTCTGAATTTTTAGGATGTGACCTTTCCTCTGCTATATTCTCTAATTCTATTCTAGAAAAAACAGATTTCAGGACAGCAGTAAATTTTGCTATAGACCCAGACGTTAACAAGATGAAAAAAGCGAAGTTTTCGGCACTTAACCTTGTAGGTCTTTTATACAGACATAATTTGGATATAGATTATGACAGCTAA
- a CDS encoding helix-turn-helix domain-containing protein yields the protein MNIDRIEFISWMERIMDRFDMLKDSLTDIEKKKNTIDGEVLLDNQDLLQMLKISSRSLQRYRSSGKLPYYTISGKLYYKLTDVHQFVRESFNTPLHRTKDSK from the coding sequence ATGAATATAGATAGAATAGAATTTATATCGTGGATGGAACGCATTATGGATCGTTTCGATATGCTAAAAGATAGCTTAACAGATATTGAAAAAAAGAAAAACACCATAGATGGTGAAGTATTATTAGATAATCAGGATTTACTTCAGATGCTTAAAATCAGTAGTCGTTCTTTACAACGTTATCGTTCTTCTGGCAAGTTACCATACTATACAATCAGCGGTAAATTATATTACAAATTAACTGACGTACATCAGTTTGTAAGAGAAAGCTTCAATACTCCATTGCACCGTACTAAAGACAGCAAGTGA